One Rosa chinensis cultivar Old Blush chromosome 5, RchiOBHm-V2, whole genome shotgun sequence genomic region harbors:
- the LOC112202332 gene encoding pentatricopeptide repeat-containing protein At1g08070, chloroplastic, protein MRHLYQIQSQLTTNPIPSIDPNIIAVKLIGAFARFANTRLLALIFRHYLQTPNIFAYNALLKAFAQNNDWHHTILYFNSQLLSLNAPSPDEYTFTSVLKACAGLARVTDGEKVHCLVAKSGCEANLFVRNSLTDMYFKFGRFGIAQKLFDEMRVRDVVSWNTLVAGYCVNGEVGEARRVFDGMVERTLFSWSTMISAYAKLGELEEARRLFNEMPQRNVVSWNAMIAGYAQNEKYAEAVGLFREMQECGMAPNDVTLVSVLSACAHLGALDLGKWIDRFIKRRGMELGLFLGNALADMYAKCGCITEARLVFDNMHERDVISWSIIITGLAMNGHADEAFECFGKMIEHGLKPNEITFMGLLTACTHAGLVDKGLQYFDMMEKAYGISPKIEHYGCLVDLLSRAGRLAKAEDMINSMPMKPNVIVWGALLGGCWIYKDTDRGERVVQQILELDSEHSGSYVYLANLYASMGRLDDAAQCRLRMRDKGVTKTPGCSWIEVDNIVHEFFMGDLSHPQLDKIYSMIKELRWKMKLAGYKPKTDLVLHNIDEEEKEDALSVHSEKLAIAFGLISTSPGTTVRIVKNLRICNDCHDATKLISKIVEREIIIRDRSRFHHFKDGKCSCNDYW, encoded by the coding sequence ATGCGCCACCTCTACCAAATCCAATCCCAGCTCACCACCAACCCCATCCCCTCCATCGACCCAAACATCATTGCCGTCAAGCTCATCGGCGCGTTCGCCCGCTTCGCCAACACGCGCCTCTTGGCCCTCATATTCCGCCACTATCTCCAAACCCCAAACATCTTCGCCTACAATGCCCTCCTCAAGGCCTTTGCTCAGAACAATGACTGGCACCACACCATTCTCTACTTCAATTCCCAATTGCTTTCGCTGAATGCTCCGAGCCCAGATGAGTACACCTTCACCTCTGTGCTCAAGGCCTGCGCCGGCCTCGCCCGAGTGACTGACGGAGAGAAAGTCCACTGCCTTGTCGCTAAATCCGGGTGCGAGGCGAATCTCTTTGTTAGAAATTCGCTGACTGACATGTACTTTAAGTTTGGGAGGTTTGGGATTGCGCAGAAGCTGTTCGATGAAATGCGTGTGAGAGATGTCGTTTCGTGGAACACTTTGGTTGCCGGGTACTGCGTGAATGGGGAGGTTGGTGAGGCTAGGAGGGTGTTTGACGGCATGGTAGAGAGGACATTGTTTTCTTGGTCGACTATGATCAGTGCGTATGCCAAGTTGGGTGAGTTGGAGGAAGCGAGGCGGCTTTTTAATGAGATGCCGCAGAGGAATGTGGTTTCGTGGAATGCGATGATTGCTGGGTATGCGCAGAATGAGAAGTATGCTGAGGCTGTTGGGTTGTTTAGGGAAATGCAAGAATGTGGGATGGCGCCAAATGATGTTACGCTTGTTAGTGTGTTGTCCGCTTGTGCTCATCTCGGGGCACTTGATTTGGGGAAGTGGATTGATAGGTTTATAAAACGAAGAGGGATGGAGTTGGGTCTGTTTTTGGGGAATGCTTTAGCGGATATGTATGCCAAGTGTGGCTGCATAACCGAAGCTAGGCTGGTTTTTGATAACATGCATGAGAGGGATGTGATATCTTGGAGTATTATCATTACTGGGTTGGCCATGAATGGGCATGCTGATGAAGCTTTCGAGTGTTTTGGTAAGATGATTGAACACGGTTTGAAGCCAAATGAAATTACGTTTATGGGGTTACTGACAGCATGTACTCATGCTGGTTTGGTAGACAAGGGGCTCCAGTATTTTGATATGATGGAGAAAGCATATGGAATATCTCCCAAGATTGAGCACTATGGGTGTTTGGTTGATCTTCTCAGCCGTGCCGGTCGCCTTGCTAAAGCAGAGGATATGATCAATTCCATGCCTATGAAGCCTAATGTTATAGTCTGGGGTGCATTGCTCGGTGGTTGTTGGATTTATAAAGATACTGATAGAGGGGAGCGTGTTGTTCAGCAGATTCTTGAACTAGATTCTGAGCACTCTGGAAGCTATGTTTATCTTGCAAATCTGTATGCTTCGATGGGAAGGCTTGATGATGCAGCACAGTGTAGACTGAGAATGCGAGATAAAGGCGTAACAAAAACACCTGGCTGCAGTTGGATAGAGGTGGATAACATAGTTCATGAATTCTTCATGGGAGATTTATCGCATCCTCAGTTGGACAAAATATATTCAATGATTAAAGAACTGAGGTGGAAAATGAAGCTAGCCGGATACAAACCAAAGACAGATCTGGTGCTTCATAACATagacgaagaagaaaaagaggacgCTTTATCTGTTCATAGTGAGAAGCTGGCAATTGCATTTGGGCTTATCAGTACAAGCCCAGGAACTACAGTTCGAATTGTAAAGAACCTGCGAATTTGTAATGACTGTCATGACGCGAcaaaattaatctccaaaattgTAGAACGAGAGATTATCATACGAGACCGCAGTCgcttccatcatttcaaagATGGTAAATGTTCTTGCAATGACTACTGGTAA
- the LOC112203779 gene encoding receptor-like protein 7 — MGILRCNISFLHLFPLLLLNVSHFLSFVQTLCHVDEGSALLQFKESFSIHKSASENPFAYPKVASWTRKEGERSNCCSWDGVECNEETGHVIGLDLRSSCLYGSVNSNSSLFQVLVHLQKLDLSDNHFNFSEIPSTLGHLTSLAYLNLSKSSFSGPIPSEISKLSKLSAIDLSFNYEHSTDQLLRLQEANQLTSLVLHLTHLKQLHLSGVNIPFTVPDVLVNASSLTSLRLENCGLIGEFPVGIFHLPNLQVLDLDTNQDLAGHFPDFNRSSPLEYLNVARTNFSGDLPASIGNLRSLKFLNIEYCEFDSHLPSSLGNLTQLNYLDLSFFFDRSFTHSDISPNNFSLVDSWSCIGKLTKLHHLGLGHTYLKGEFPTFVANLTQLEELNLGNNNITGEIPSWLTKFTKLTLLNLRFNNLQGTIPRSLFYLHNLELLDLSSNNLIGSVDFDTFFNLKKLRVLKLSFNKLSLQMKSGLSATAPMFEVLKLGSCNLTEFPEFLKNSSRLVDLDLSDNYIQGQIPKWLWSSTRETLLCLNLSGNSLSGFDQNLVGLPWRNLKVFELGFNRIQGSLPTPPATIKIYSVPNNVYSGEMSVSFCNLSSLLILDLSNNNLSGLIPQCLGNSDALEILNLQNNSFQGQIPPMCTNGISFKSVDLSENMLQGELPKSMANCTRLEFLNLGKNQISGILPTWLWDLPALRVLRLRSNRFYGTIVAAPTNLGSSIQLCIIDLSHNSFSGTLPILPHNYEAYWNCLESVGGIYEEPTMFQDTYRVGAVTYHYDYSMSISGIGVVLKPLKYADSPYFKVIDLSSNKFEGQIPTTVYEHLVGLQLLNLSNNILIGSIPSSIGNWTGLESLDLSNNHLSGEIPRSLEQLTSLSTFNVSHNHLRGPIPHENQFLTFVDSNSYVGNPALCGFPLQVKCEDSETSKSPPPGLIEEDHEDPDYPFEWRLFFPAGLVSGLVVGFVAANTLTTNKQQWLVEKFCKRRRQPRRTKGRRAHINF, encoded by the coding sequence ATGGGAATATTGCGGTGCAACATTTCGTTTCTGCATCTCTTTCCTCTTCTGTTACTCAATGTCTCCCACTTCTTGTCATTTGTGCAGACACTCTGCCACGTTGATGAGGGCTCTGCCTTGTTGCAATTCAAGGAAAGCTTCAGTATACACAAGTCTGCATCTGAAAATCCGTTTGCATACCCGAAGGTTGCGTCTTGGACAAGaaaagagggagagaggagCAATTGCTGCTCTTGGGATGGTGTTGAGTGCAATGAGGAGACTGGCCATGTTATTGGCCTTGACCTCAGAAGCAGCTGTCTTTATGGTTCTGTCAACTCCAATAGCAGCCTTTTCCAAGTACTTGTGCACTTGCAGAAGCTTGATCTCTCGGATAATCACTTCAATTTCTCAGAAATACCATCAACATTAGGCCATCTTACGAGTCTTGCATATCTTAACCTTTCAAAGTCCTCATTTTCTGGTCCGATTCCATCCGAAATTTCGAAGTTATCTAAGCTCTCTGCCATTGATCTCTCTTTCAATTATGAACATTCCACTGATCAGTTGTTGAGACTACAAGAGGCCAACCAGCTGACAAGCCTGGTTCTACACTTAACCCACCTAAAACAACTTCATCTTAGCGGAGTTAACATACCCTTCACTGTGCCTGATGTCTTGGTCAATGCATCTTCTCTCACTTCTCTCCGCCTAGAAAACTGTGGGTTAATTGGAGAATTCCCTGTTGGCATCTTCCATCTACCAAACTTGCAGGTTCTTGATTTGGACACTAACCAAGACCTGGCAGGTCACTTTCCTGATTTCAACAGGAGTAGTCCCTTGGAGTATCTGAATGTTGCGAGGACAAATTTCTCTGGTGACTTACCTGCTTCAATCGGTAACCTCCGTTCCTTAAAATTCTTGAACATCGAGTATTGTGAGTTTGACTCTCACCTTCCATCTTCACTTGGCAATCTTACCCAGCTCAATTACCTtgatctttcattttttttcgaCCGTAGTTTCACTCACTCAGACATTTCACCAAACAATTTTAGTCTCGTAGATTCCTGGTCTTGCATAGGAAAgcttaccaaacttcaccacttGGGCCTTGGCCATACCTACTTGAAGGGAGAGTTTCCAACTTTTGTGGCTAACCTGACTCAACTAGAAGAGCTCAACTTGGGCAATAACAATATAACTGGTGAAATCCCATCATGGCTTACGAAGTTTACCAAATTAACTCTTCTAAACCTTCGGTTTAACAATTTGCAAGGAACAATTCCAAGGTCACTATTCTATCTTCATAATCTTGAACTTCTTGACCTTTCTTCAAATAACTTAATTGGATCAGTTGATTTTGATACGTTTTTCAACCTCAAAAAGTTAAGGGTGCTTAAATTATCATTCAACAAGTTATCTCTTCAGATGAAAAGTGGTTTGAGTGCTACTGCTCCAATGTTTGAAGTTCTGAAATTAGGTTCATGCAATTTGACCGAGTTTCCAGAATTTTTAAAGAATAGTAGTAGATTGGTTGATCTAGACCTATCTGACAACTATATTCAGGGCCAAATACCGAAATGGTTGTGGAGCTCAACTAGAGAAACCTTGTTGTGTCTTAACCTCTCTGGAAACTCTTTATCTGGATTTGACCAAAACCTTGTTGGTCTTCCATGGAGGAATCTCAAAGTTTTTGAGCTTGGGTTTAACAGGATACAAGGATCACTGCCAACTCCACCAGCAACAATCAAAATTTATTCTGTTCCAAACAATGTTTACAGTGGAGAAATGTCAGTATCATTTTGCAACTTGAGTTCTCTACTTATTCTTGATTTGTCCAACAACAACTTGAGTGGCCTGATTCCACAATGCTTGGGTAACTCCGATGCATTGGAGATATTGAACCTGCAGAATAACTCATTTCAGGGCCAAATTCCTCCAATGTGTACCAACGGAATTAGTTTTAAATCGGTCGACTTAAGTGAAAATATGTTGCAGGGCGAGCTACCAAAATCTATGGCCAATTGTACTCGGCTAGAGTTTCTTAATTTGGGAAAGAATCAGATTAGTGGCATCTTACCAACTTGGTTATGGGATCTTCCAGCTTTAAGGGTTCTCAGGTTGCGGTCCAATAGATTTTATGGCACAATTGTCGCGGCTCCAACAAACCTCGGGTCCTCAATACAGTTGTGCATCATTGACTTATCTCACAATTCTTTTTCAGGTACGCTGCCAATCCTGCCACACAACTATGAGGCATACTGGAATTGCCTCGAATCGGTTGGCGGAATTTATGAAGAGCCGACAATGTTCCAAGATACTTACAGAGTTGGTGCTGTAACGTATCATTATGATTACTCGATGTCAATATCTGGCATAGGTGTTGTGTTGAAACCTTTGAAGTACGCCGATTCTCCTTACTTCAAAGTCATAGATCTCTCAAGTAATAAATTTGAAGGACAGATTCCAACCACTGTGTACGAGCATCTGGTGGGGCTTCAATTGCTTAACCTCTCCAACAACATTCTCATTGGTAGTATCCCTTCATCTATAGGGAACTGGACTGGACTTGAATCATTGGATCTCTCCAATAATCATCTTTCAGGAGAGATACCCAGAAGTCTAGAACAACTCACTTCCCTTTCGACGTTTAATGTATCCCACAACCATCTAAGGGGGCCGATACCACATGAAAACCAATTTCTTACGTTTGTCGACAGCAATTCGTACGTAGGAAACCCAGCTTTGTGCGGATTTCCTTTGCAAGTGAAATGTGAAGATTCTGAGACTTCAAAGTCACCACCTCCAGGCCTTATTGAAGAAGATCACGAAGACCCTGATTATCCATTTGAATGGCGTTTATTCTTTCCTGCAGGACTTGTAAGTGGGTTGGTTGTTGGATTTGTTGCTGCGAACACTTTAACAACCAATAAGCAGCAATGGCTCGTAGAGAAATTTTGCAAGAGGAGGAGGCAGCCAAGACGCACAAAGGGGAGAAGGGCGCacataaatttttaa
- the LOC112203780 gene encoding uncharacterized protein LOC112203780 — protein sequence MRRRPLEFGVGDFVYIKVKPRKGISRFGVKGKLAPRYIGPFPIVQRIGNMAYRVDLPQELEHIHSVFHVSQLKKSPLETQQVLTWRNLSLQSDATYKTEPIRILARSTRQLRNREVPLVKVQWTHQGKGKVTWELEAEMREKHPHLFS from the coding sequence atgcgtAGGAGACCCCTAGAGTTTGGAGTAGGGGACTTTGTTTATATCAAGGTGAAACCTCGGAAGGGAATCAGTCGGTTCGGGGTCAAAGGAAAGTTGGCACCCCGATACATTGGACCTTTTCCGATAGTCCAAAGAATTGGGAACATGGCTTATCGGGTAGATTTGCCACAAGAACTAGAGCATATCCACAGCGTGTTTCACGTGTCTCAACTTAAGAAGAGTCCGCTAGAGACCCAGCAAGTCTTAACTTGGAGAAACTTGTCACTGCAAAGTGATGCCACCTACAAGACAGAGCCTATACGGATTTTAGCACGAAGTACCAGGCAGCTGAGGAACCGCGAGGTTCCGTTGGTGAAAGTTCAATGGACGCACCAAGGAAAGGGGAAGGTTACTTGGGAACTTGAGGCAGAGATGCGTGAGAAGCACCCCCACCTATTTAGCTAA